A window of Aromatoleum bremense genomic DNA:
GCCGCGGCCGGAGCTGCCTTCGACGGCAGCCGGGGCGCCGCGGTCGGTGCGGGCACCGGCCTGCTGTTCGGCAGCGCCGCGGGAACAGGCGCCGCGCAGACCTCTGCCTATGGAGCCCAGCGCCGCTACGATTTCGCCTACCAGCAATGCATGTATGCGAGCGGGCACCGGGTACCGGTGTCGGGGCGGTATGTCGTCCAGCGCCCGGAAGGATACCGGCCCCCGCCTCCGCCTCCACCCCCGGGCACGCCGCCACCGCCACCGCCGGGAGTGCGCTGACTCGACCGGCGCACATCCTTTCCGCTCAGAACGGCACCGCGCTGTCGAAACTCGCCGGCACTCGCGTTTCCGGGTGGATGAAGGCGATGCCGGCGGCGTGCAGGTGCATGCGCGCGTGACGCGCCGCACTCTCGTCCGCAGCGTAGAGCGGGTCGCCGAGGATCGCGTGACCGATCGACATCAGGTGCACGCGCAGTTGGTGGGACCGGCCGGTGACGGGCTTGAGTTCGACGCGCGAAACGGCCTCGGCGCCTTCGCCGCTGCGCGCGATGACGCGATAGCGGGTCAGCGCGCGACGGCCGCGCACCGGGTCGACGATCTGGCGCGGGCGGTTCTCCGGGTCGTCGGCCAGCGGCAGGTCGATCTCGCCGCTGTCGTTCCCGATGTGACCATGCACCAGCGCGACATAGCGCTTGCCGACGATTCGTTTCTCGAAGGCGAGACTCATGCGCCGCAGCATCTCTTCACCGCGCGCGAGCAGGATCAGGCCCGACGTGGCCATGTCGAGACGGTGCACGATGAGCGCATCCCGATAGAGCGCCTGCACACGGATCGCCAGGCAATCCTGCCGCGCCTCGCCCCGTGCGGGGACGCAGAGCAGGCCGGCAGGCTTGTCGGCGACGATCAGTGCCTCGTCGGCGTAGAGGATGGTGGGCGTGAGGTGCGGCACGGCGTCGGAAGCGATGGCACGGCGGGGCGCCGATTGTACGGTGCGGATCCCGCCGCTTCCGCTCAACGGGTCATCTCCAGATATCGGTCGGAGATGTGCCCTGTCACTGCGTCGCGTCCGGGGTCGACGGGGACGGGCTCTGTTCGCGCATCGGGTCCGTTGCCGGGGTACCGCCCGGCGACGGCGTCCCGCTCCGGGGCTTCGACTCGTCCGGGGTCGGTTCAAACGCCGAAAACTCGCTGATCGGCCGGTCGGTCGGTTCCAGCTCGACATACTGCTCCGACTGGTACTCGGGCTTCGCCTTCAGTTCGTCCTCGGTGGCGCCGATGCGCAACTTGCCGTCCTGGTAGCTCAGTTGATCGAGCGGCACCGCGACCTTCTTGTCACCCATCCCGAGCACGCCGCCAACAGAAATTACTACCTGGATGTTCCGCTCGTCACGGCTGCGCACCACTTCCTTCACGGAGCCGATCTCTTTGCCGGTCTGACTGACGACATCCTTGCCTTCCAGCTCACGCGGCGTCATGTTCTGCAGCTGGGTGGCCGCGGCGGTACTCGCTCCGGTTCCGGCTGCCGCACCGGTCCTGCCCGGCTGGTTCATCTGCTGCGACGACGTGCCCGTTTCCGGGGCCTTTTCCGCCTTATCGCCTCCCGCCCAGACGGGCGTGGCGACGAATACGGAAATTGCACCGGCTATCAGCGACTTACGATAGATTGAGTTCATGTCACTCTCCTCTGTCAAGGTTTCCTGATCCGACCGGTCCACCCTGCGCAGGTTACGAAGGGTGCGGAACCGATCCGCGGGGAGTGTTGCAAAAACCGCTCCCGACCCTGCTCCGCCGCAGTACCGACGCCTGCAAAATGGGGGCCCGACCCGCGCGGAGCAAGCTGCCCCGCCAGTGCCCGGCGGCAGTGGGCTCATTAGTTCTGCCTTATGCGAAGCTTTCCATAAGGCCGGGATGGCTGCAGCGGAGGATCACCAAAAATGAATCGCAGTGTTGTGCATGCCCTCCTCGCGGCTGCCCTGTTCGGGGCGAGTACGCCCTTCGCCAAGTTGCTGGTCGGCGAGCTACTTTTCCACTGCGCCGTTCATCGGCGCGGCGGTCGCGCTGGGCCTGCCCGGTGAAACGGCTTCACCGGCCTTCTGGCTGGCGAGCGGACTGATGGGCTGGGGCGTCTGGCTGCATCTGACGGAGCACCATGAACACGAGCACAGCCATGAGCCGATGGCGCATGACCATCGCCACGTCCATGACGAGCACCACCAGCATGCCCACGACTTTGAATGGGAGGATGACAAGCCCCATGAGCACTGGCACCACCATGTCGCCCTGGTGCACAAACACCCGCATTTTCCGGATATCCATCACCGTCACCCGCACTGACGAACCGCCCGGACGGTAACAATCACTCCCCTGCTCACATCGTTCGCTGGAGTTGGGTATCCCTTTGTTTCCATGATGAAACGGCCGGATGGTGCGAAAGTACAATCGCCAACCGCGGCGTGGTCGCCGGTGATTCATGTGGAATGAGGAGAAACCTATGAATAGATCAATGATGCTGGGCATCGGACTGGGAGCGTTGAGCGTTACCGCAGGCGGTGCCGTCGCAACCTACAGTCTGGTTGACTTTGGCCCGAAATATGCCGATGTGCTTGAAGTGCAGCCACTCAAGGAATCGATCCGTACGCCGCGTGAAGTCTGCGAGGACGTCGCAGTAAGCCACCGAGCCCCGGTCAAGGATCAACATCAGATCGCCGGAACGGTGATTGGCGCGTTGGCAGGGGGTCTGCTGGGCAATCAGATCGGAGCAGGTAGCGGCAGGAAGATCGCCACCGTTGCCGGGGCAGCCGCCGGCGGTTATGCGGGAAACAAGGTGCAAAAAAACATGCAGGCCAGCGATGTCTACACCACCACCGAAACCCGCTGCAAAACGGTGACGGACACCAGTGAAAAGGTGGTCGGCTATGACGTCGAATATCGACTTGGCGAACAGATCGGACGCGTGCGCATGGACTACGAGCCCGGCCCGCGCATTCCTGTCAAGGATGGCCAGCTGGTCCTAACTGCAGGGCACAGTGCGACGGGGCGATAGTGCAGTGCTCGCGGTCATTGGTTTCGGCAAGCGGATAAGGCGATGCCCGGATGATTCGCTTTAACGGAAACCGGGACATGACAGGGAACTTCGATTTTGTCGTCGTCGGTGGCGGACTGGCCGGCGCGATGGCAGTGGAAACCTTGCGGACCGAGGGCGCGGAGGGGAGCATTTTCCTGCTGGCCACCGAGCCGCATCGCCCCTATGCGCCTTCTATTTGATCGCATTCGGCTTCCGCGATGCGCCAATCATCGGTCAATTTCCCCGAAATGGCGGCACTCAGCACCGTCTGCCGAAACCGCTTGAGCAAGGCAGGAATGGCGGCGATACGGTCGTTGCACGCCTGGATGAAAGCTTCGAGCTGGCGCAGGATGGCGGTTTCCAGGTCGGCTTCGTCGTGGCCCTGGCGCAGGCCGAGGAAGTCGAGGAAGTACGGGGCCTTGAAGACGACGGCCGGTGCTGTTTCGTCGGCACTCGGGGCGGTGAGGGCAGTGCCTTGTGCGCCGGCTATTTCGCTGCGCTCGAAGGCCTTTCGTTCAATCTGCCGGTGCAGTTCGCGCACGCTCCAGCGTTCGGCCATGCACTGCCCGGCGTAGAAGTGGCGGGCGGGCTCGGTCTTGAGCGGCAGCAATTGCAGGAAGTGGGTCCAGCTCAATTGTCGCATCAGTGATGCGACTTTCTCGGGGTCCGGAAAAGCCTGGGTGAACTGCACCATGCGGCGCAGGTTCTTGGGCTCGAAACCACGGCCAAATTCCTGGGCCAAGCGTTCGCCAAGGCGGTCCATCAGGTGGGTGCCGTAGCGGGCGCGCTCGCCGCCCAGTACTTCCGTTGCAAGACGCTGACCGATGCGCCAGTAGAGCAGCGTGAGTTCAGCATTGACCGTGGCTGCCAGACGTTGACGGCTGGCGGCGATCAGGTCGCGCAGTTCGTCGTGCAGGGGTCACCGCATCGTCCTCGACGCTGACCTCTTCACCGACTCGCCAGGTCATGCCGTGGGTGGACAGCTCAGTATGGATTTGCACCGGCGGTTCTCCAGCCAGATTGTGGTTTGCGTCGTTGCCGGCTTTGCGAATTTCGTGGAAGAGCCCGCCGACTTCGCGCGGTACGATGCCGTGGTCTTGCAGGCGGCGCAGCAGGTCAATCTGCCTTTCGTCCGCAGAAGTGTATATGCCGACCCGGGACGCCACCGACTGGGCCATGCCCTCCGCAAGCTGGCGAAGTTTCAGGAGGCAGGTATTCGGATCATCGGCGAAGTAACGCTCGGCAAGCAAGCCCAGTCGTTCAAGCTGCTCGTCGTGGGCCTTGAGTTGCGAAAAATTGCTTGGTTGACGAATACCGGGCATGCGTTTTCCCCTATCGCAACTCGTACCAGACGCCCCGGCCGGCGCCGTGCTGACTCAGGCCCGGAAATGTTGCTTGAGCGTGTTGCGATTGCCGTTGGTAAGCCGAATCGCCTCGCCCATGGTGATGCGCCCATGCTCGCGCGCGAACTCGACAATCTGCAATCACGTTTTCGAGCAAGCTATAGGGCACGTAGGCGTAGCCGGCTACCTCCCGTTCGTCCCGGGTTGAGAAAGACTTGATCTGCAGATTCGACAGCAGGCGCTCGACCTCGCGATCAGACAGCCTGCCACCTTCGATGCGGGTGGAGCAACTGATTAGCGACAGGCCTGAAGGCCGGGGTATTCAACCTCCGCACCTCCCTGAAGAGCGGGGTTTCAAACCGGAGTCAGTTTTACGATGAAGTCCTGCCAGGGTTACTCCACCGTGACCGACTTCGCGAGGTTTCTCGGTTTGTCGACGTCCGTGCCCTTCACGAGCGCGGCGTGGTA
This region includes:
- a CDS encoding glycine zipper family protein yields the protein MSAPLKIAPWVALLLGGCVSLPSGPSMLVLPGTGKSFEQFRVDDFSCRQYAHEQIGGRSAEQLASDSGVRSALLGTAIGAAAGAAFDGSRGAAVGAGTGLLFGSAAGTGAAQTSAYGAQRRYDFAYQQCMYASGHRVPVSGRYVVQRPEGYRPPPPPPPPGTPPPPPPGVR
- a CDS encoding RluA family pseudouridine synthase, producing the protein MPHLTPTILYADEALIVADKPAGLLCVPARGEARQDCLAIRVQALYRDALIVHRLDMATSGLILLARGEEMLRRMSLAFEKRIVGKRYVALVHGHIGNDSGEIDLPLADDPENRPRQIVDPVRGRRALTRYRVIARSGEGAEAVSRVELKPVTGRSHQLRVHLMSIGHAILGDPLYAADESAARHARMHLHAAGIAFIHPETRVPASFDSAVPF
- a CDS encoding PRC-barrel domain-containing protein, with amino-acid sequence MNSIYRKSLIAGAISVFVATPVWAGGDKAEKAPETGTSSQQMNQPGRTGAAAGTGASTAAATQLQNMTPRELEGKDVVSQTGKEIGSVKEVVRSRDERNIQVVISVGGVLGMGDKKVAVPLDQLSYQDGKLRIGATEDELKAKPEYQSEQYVELEPTDRPISEFSAFEPTPDESKPRSGTPSPGGTPATDPMREQSPSPSTPDATQ
- a CDS encoding glycine zipper 2TM domain-containing protein yields the protein MNRSMMLGIGLGALSVTAGGAVATYSLVDFGPKYADVLEVQPLKESIRTPREVCEDVAVSHRAPVKDQHQIAGTVIGALAGGLLGNQIGAGSGRKIATVAGAAAGGYAGNKVQKNMQASDVYTTTETRCKTVTDTSEKVVGYDVEYRLGEQIGRVRMDYEPGPRIPVKDGQLVLTAGHSATGR
- a CDS encoding DUF1016 N-terminal domain-containing protein translates to MHDELRDLIAASRQRLAATVNAELTLLYWRIGQRLATEVLGGERARYGTHLMDRLGERLAQEFGRGFEPKNLRRMVQFTQAFPDPEKVASLMRQLSWTHFLQLLPLKTEPARHFYAGQCMAERWSVRELHRQIERKAFERSEIAGAQGTALTAPSADETAPAVVFKAPYFLDFLGLRQGHDEADLETAILRQLEAFIQACNDRIAAIPALLKRFRQTVLSAAISGKLTDDWRIAEAECDQIEGA
- a CDS encoding DUF4145 domain-containing protein gives rise to the protein MPGIRQPSNFSQLKAHDEQLERLGLLAERYFADDPNTCLLKLRQLAEGMAQSVASRVGIYTSADERQIDLLRRLQDHGIVPREVGGLFHEIRKAGNDANHNLAGEPPVQIHTELSTHGMTWRVGEEVSVEDDAVTPARRTARPDRRQPSTSGSHGQC